In Amycolatopsis solani, a single window of DNA contains:
- a CDS encoding TetR/AcrR family transcriptional regulator codes for MPVPYESTGRQRQKGRTRAALVEAAHALLADGGSPTVEDAAAAAGISRTTAYRYFRNQRELLLAAYPEIQDDAGLLPPDAPADPVVRLELVLREFIAFTLRWEPQLRAQLRLSLEPGARQPVLRRGRAIRWIEEALSPLADTHPDLDVHGLAVAIRSATGIESLVWLTDIGGLDRTRAAEVLAGSGRAILRAALT; via the coding sequence ATGCCAGTACCATATGAGTCCACCGGCAGACAGCGGCAGAAGGGCCGGACCCGGGCCGCGCTGGTCGAGGCGGCGCACGCGCTGCTGGCGGACGGTGGGTCGCCGACCGTCGAGGATGCCGCCGCCGCGGCGGGGATCTCCCGCACCACGGCCTACCGGTACTTCCGCAACCAGCGCGAGCTGCTGCTGGCCGCCTACCCGGAGATCCAGGACGACGCCGGTCTGCTGCCCCCGGACGCGCCCGCCGACCCCGTCGTGCGGCTGGAGCTGGTGCTGCGCGAGTTCATCGCCTTCACCCTGCGCTGGGAACCGCAGCTGCGTGCCCAGCTCCGGCTGTCCCTCGAGCCCGGCGCCCGGCAGCCGGTGCTGCGCCGCGGCCGGGCGATCCGCTGGATCGAGGAGGCGCTGTCCCCGCTCGCGGACACCCACCCGGACCTGGACGTCCACGGCCTCGCCGTCGCGATCCGGTCGGCGACCGGCATCGAGTCCCTGGTGTGGCTGACCGACATCGGCGGGCTCGACCGCACGCGGGCGGCGGAGGTGCTGGCGGGGTCCGGGCGGGCCATCCTGCGGGCGGCTCTCACGTGA
- a CDS encoding pectinesterase family protein gives MLKTLLVVAALITPPAGAAAADVVVAKDGTGTYTTIQAGIDAVPAGGTVSIKPGTYREVITVPAAKTGVTLRGTTGKAADVVVDYDNAGGTKKPDGSTYGTTGSATATIAANGFTATALTFRNSFDRKAHPEITATQAVAVKTTGDRMVFDNVTFLGHQDTLYADTAAVGTPGRQYYRNCAISGDVDFLFGRATAVFDRATITALDRGSNPNGYLTAASTRRANPYGFLIVGSRVLSPAAAASFYLGRPWHPGGDADAIAQVVIRETALPAAIKAAPWTDMSGFSWQDARFFEYRNTGAGAGTGTDRPQLTAAQAANFTAQRYLAGGDGWNPVH, from the coding sequence GTGCTCAAGACCCTGCTCGTCGTCGCGGCGCTGATCACCCCGCCGGCGGGTGCCGCGGCCGCCGACGTCGTCGTGGCCAAGGACGGCACCGGCACGTACACCACCATCCAGGCCGGGATCGACGCGGTGCCGGCGGGCGGCACCGTGTCGATCAAGCCCGGCACCTACCGCGAGGTGATCACCGTGCCCGCGGCCAAGACCGGGGTCACCTTGCGGGGGACCACCGGCAAGGCGGCCGACGTCGTCGTCGACTACGACAACGCCGGCGGGACGAAGAAACCGGACGGGTCGACCTACGGCACCACGGGCAGCGCGACCGCGACGATCGCCGCGAACGGCTTCACCGCGACCGCGCTGACCTTCCGCAACTCCTTCGACCGCAAGGCCCATCCCGAGATCACCGCCACCCAGGCGGTCGCGGTCAAGACGACCGGCGACCGGATGGTCTTCGACAACGTGACCTTCCTCGGGCACCAGGACACGCTCTACGCCGACACCGCGGCCGTGGGCACGCCCGGCCGCCAGTACTACCGGAACTGCGCGATCAGCGGCGACGTCGACTTCCTCTTCGGGCGCGCCACCGCGGTGTTCGACCGGGCGACGATCACCGCGCTCGACCGCGGCTCGAACCCGAACGGCTACCTGACCGCGGCGAGCACCCGGCGCGCGAACCCGTACGGCTTCCTGATCGTGGGCAGCCGCGTGCTCAGCCCGGCCGCGGCCGCGAGCTTCTACCTGGGCCGGCCGTGGCACCCCGGCGGGGACGCCGACGCGATCGCGCAGGTCGTCATCCGCGAGACAGCCCTGCCGGCGGCGATCAAGGCGGCTCCGTGGACGGACATGTCGGGCTTCTCGTGGCAGGACGCCCGGTTCTTCGAGTACCGCAACACCGGTGCCGGCGCGGGCACCGGCACCGACCGGCCGCAGCTCACCGCCGCGCAGGCGGCGAACTTCACCGCGCAGCGCTACCTCGCGGGCGGCGACGGGTGGAATCCGGTGCACTGA
- a CDS encoding PmoA family protein produces MSRAAVGDGTLELAEADDSRVRVHLGELVLAEYVIAPPTPAGDSPKPYLHPLRTTAGEVVTAVRPHDHPWHNGLQFTMAHLSGENFWGGRTYVRGRGYTPLGNHGGVGHVRWESLVSAPGHCELRHELAWHTAAGRRWLTEHRTLRFGDVSGDADGGHWTLTWTSRLRNTSGRELRWGSPVTEGRDTAGYGGLFWRGPRSFVGGEVRTPDGRTAAGAMGHRAPWLAFTGRHDVSLRTSTLLFADSPVNPAYPTAWYVRAEPFPVVSFATTYHRPWRFEPGGELTLTHHLVVVDGEPDPARLSELAVRAAD; encoded by the coding sequence GTGAGCCGCGCGGCGGTCGGGGACGGGACGCTGGAGCTGGCCGAAGCCGACGACAGCCGGGTGCGCGTCCACCTCGGCGAGCTCGTCCTCGCCGAGTACGTGATCGCGCCGCCGACCCCGGCCGGGGACTCGCCGAAGCCGTACCTGCACCCGCTGCGCACCACCGCGGGCGAGGTCGTGACCGCGGTCCGGCCGCACGACCACCCGTGGCACAACGGCCTGCAGTTCACCATGGCCCACCTCTCGGGCGAGAACTTCTGGGGCGGCCGCACCTACGTGCGCGGCCGCGGGTACACCCCGCTCGGCAACCACGGCGGCGTCGGCCACGTCCGCTGGGAAAGCCTGGTGTCCGCGCCGGGGCACTGCGAACTGCGGCACGAGCTGGCCTGGCACACGGCGGCCGGGCGGCGCTGGCTCACCGAGCACCGCACCCTGCGCTTCGGCGACGTCTCCGGCGACGCCGACGGCGGGCACTGGACGCTCACCTGGACCAGCCGGCTGCGCAACACCAGCGGCCGCGAGCTGCGCTGGGGGAGCCCGGTCACCGAAGGACGGGACACCGCGGGCTACGGCGGGCTGTTCTGGCGCGGGCCGCGCTCGTTCGTCGGCGGCGAAGTCCGGACGCCGGACGGGCGGACCGCGGCCGGCGCGATGGGGCACCGGGCGCCGTGGCTCGCCTTCACCGGGCGGCACGACGTCAGCCTGCGGACCTCGACGCTGCTGTTCGCCGACAGCCCGGTCAACCCCGCGTACCCGACGGCCTGGTACGTCCGCGCCGAGCCGTTCCCGGTGGTCAGCTTCGCCACGACCTACCACCGGCCGTGGCGGTTCGAACCGGGCGGCGAACTGACGCTGACCCACCACCTCGTCGTCGTCGACGGCGAGCCGGACCCCGCCCGGCTGTCCGAGCTCGCGGTCCGGGCGGCCGACTGA
- a CDS encoding Gfo/Idh/MocA family protein produces MIPAVVVFGTAGHALTHLRRARALHDRGEVVLAGACDVREPPEEARALLPGSAKLTTDPAELVAGADIAVVATPPHTHLPLARLALEAGCHLLVEKPPVLDLDAFAELEHLARGLACQTGFQSFGSAAVPLVRAAVDRGEVGTVTGISAAGAWIRRDRYFGRTGWAGRRRVGGLAVVDGALTNPFAHAVATALLLGGTAHLLPDQLSVELYRARAIESDDTACARLAFAGAPDVVVAATLAAAADHQPYVLVHGTEGRIRWEYKTDRLEIRGTPVPVGPPEDLLVNLVEHLRDGVALRAPLSATRAFTALVEAVRDAPEPRPLAGEWVRAVGTGAERHYVVPGVDAAVDTAAERLALFSELALPWTGAGARAGKRGDAGA; encoded by the coding sequence GTGATCCCCGCCGTCGTCGTCTTCGGGACCGCCGGGCACGCCCTCACCCACCTGCGCCGCGCGCGGGCGCTGCACGATCGCGGGGAGGTCGTCCTCGCCGGCGCGTGCGACGTCCGCGAGCCACCGGAAGAAGCGCGTGCGCTCCTCCCGGGTTCGGCGAAGCTCACCACCGACCCCGCCGAACTCGTCGCCGGCGCGGACATCGCCGTCGTCGCGACGCCGCCGCACACGCACCTGCCCCTGGCGCGACTGGCGCTCGAGGCCGGCTGCCACCTCCTCGTCGAGAAGCCCCCGGTACTCGACCTCGACGCCTTCGCCGAACTCGAGCACCTCGCCCGCGGCCTCGCCTGCCAGACCGGGTTCCAGAGCTTCGGCTCGGCCGCCGTCCCGCTCGTCCGGGCGGCCGTCGACCGCGGCGAAGTCGGGACGGTCACCGGGATCTCCGCCGCCGGGGCCTGGATCCGGCGGGACCGGTACTTCGGGCGGACCGGGTGGGCCGGACGGCGCCGCGTCGGTGGGCTGGCGGTCGTCGACGGCGCCCTCACCAACCCCTTCGCGCACGCCGTGGCGACCGCGCTGCTGCTCGGCGGGACCGCGCACCTGCTCCCGGACCAGCTGAGCGTCGAGCTCTACCGGGCCCGTGCCATCGAATCCGACGACACGGCGTGCGCGCGGCTCGCGTTCGCCGGCGCGCCGGACGTCGTCGTCGCGGCCACGCTCGCCGCCGCGGCCGATCACCAGCCCTACGTCCTCGTGCACGGGACCGAAGGCCGGATCCGCTGGGAGTACAAGACCGACCGCCTCGAGATCCGCGGGACGCCGGTCCCCGTCGGCCCGCCCGAAGACCTCCTGGTCAACCTCGTCGAGCACCTGCGCGACGGCGTCGCGCTGCGGGCGCCCCTGTCCGCGACCCGCGCGTTCACCGCGCTCGTCGAGGCGGTCCGCGACGCGCCCGAGCCGCGGCCGCTGGCCGGGGAGTGGGTCCGGGCCGTCGGGACCGGCGCCGAACGGCACTACGTCGTGCCGGGCGTCGACGCCGCGGTCGACACCGCCGCCGAGCGGCTCGCCCTCTTCTCCGAACTCGCCCTGCCCTGGACCGGCGCCGGTGCGCGCGCCGGAAAGAGAGGTGATGCCGGTGCGTAG
- a CDS encoding pectate lyase family protein: protein MRWKAFAGCLALIGLTCAAAPASAHGHDPGRVVLGARDGWAAATTGTTGGAAAGSIRTVTKRSELAAALAADPGAPKIIRVRGTIEGNADAEDRPLSCADFADPGYTLPAYLAAYDPATWGKVEPSGPLEEARARSQANQAARVVLDVGPNTTIIGDHGTLHGLTLRVTGDNVILRNLSFADAHDCFPQWDPLDGADGNWNSEYDNVDLAGATHVWVDHNDFGDGGNDRQPSYFGRKYEVHDGLLDIVTGSDLVTVSYNRLHDHDKTMLIGNTDKPTHDVGKLRVTVHHNLFSGIGQRAPRVRYGQVHVYDNLYAVRDAAAYTYSLGVGVESRIHAENNFFRIPASVPLGALVKYWKGTVLHATGTLVATGTAGPRPVDLLAEYNAANDPDLGPDAGWTPTLVARLDPAWQVPARVLAGAGPRS from the coding sequence ATGCGCTGGAAGGCTTTCGCCGGGTGCCTCGCCCTGATCGGACTCACCTGCGCGGCCGCGCCCGCGTCCGCGCACGGGCACGATCCCGGCCGCGTGGTGCTCGGCGCGCGCGACGGCTGGGCCGCGGCGACCACCGGGACGACCGGGGGCGCGGCCGCCGGGAGCATCCGCACGGTGACCAAGCGCTCCGAACTCGCCGCAGCGCTGGCGGCGGACCCGGGCGCGCCGAAGATCATCCGCGTCCGCGGCACCATCGAGGGCAACGCGGACGCGGAGGACCGGCCGCTGAGCTGCGCCGATTTCGCCGACCCCGGCTACACCCTGCCCGCGTACCTGGCGGCGTACGACCCGGCCACCTGGGGGAAGGTCGAGCCGTCCGGCCCGCTGGAGGAGGCCCGCGCCCGATCGCAGGCCAACCAGGCGGCGCGGGTGGTGCTCGACGTCGGCCCGAACACGACGATCATCGGCGACCACGGCACGCTGCACGGGCTGACCCTGCGCGTCACCGGCGACAACGTGATCCTGCGGAACCTGAGCTTCGCCGACGCGCACGACTGCTTCCCGCAGTGGGACCCGCTGGACGGCGCCGACGGCAACTGGAACTCCGAGTACGACAACGTCGACCTGGCCGGCGCGACCCACGTCTGGGTGGACCACAACGACTTCGGCGACGGCGGGAACGACCGGCAGCCCAGCTACTTCGGCCGCAAGTACGAAGTCCACGACGGCCTGCTGGACATCGTCACCGGCTCGGACCTGGTGACGGTGTCGTACAACCGGCTGCACGACCACGACAAGACGATGCTGATCGGCAACACCGACAAGCCCACCCACGACGTCGGGAAGCTGCGGGTCACCGTGCACCACAACCTCTTTTCCGGGATCGGGCAGCGCGCGCCGCGGGTGCGGTACGGGCAGGTGCACGTCTACGACAACCTGTACGCGGTGCGGGACGCGGCGGCCTACACGTATTCGCTGGGCGTCGGCGTGGAATCGCGCATTCACGCGGAGAACAACTTCTTCCGGATTCCCGCTTCGGTGCCCTTGGGCGCGCTCGTGAAGTACTGGAAGGGCACGGTGCTGCACGCGACCGGCACACTGGTGGCGACGGGCACGGCGGGGCCCCGGCCGGTGGATCTGCTGGCCGAGTACAACGCGGCCAACGACCCGGACCTCGGCCCCGACGCCGGCTGGACGCCCACCCTGGTGGCGCGCCTCGACCCGGCGTGGCAGGTCCCGGCCCGCGTGCTCGCCGGTGCCGGTCCGCGGTCGTGA
- a CDS encoding Gfo/Idh/MocA family protein codes for MPVRRYAIVGLGSRAGLFAGALAASPRAELAAFCDASETRMRVHNGWLGTAVPCYPPGDFAAMLAKERIDVVVVCTPDHTHADYVVAALEAGCDVVTEKPMTTGAEGARRILAARRETGRSVRVTFNYRYNPVHRRVRELLAAGAIGEVGSVEFSWLLDTAHGADYFRRWHRDKANSGGLLVHKSGHHFDLVNWWLGRGPETVFALGKLFFYGEENGRRHGQRTEYVRGTGTTGDPFALDLDRSPRLRALYRDAETEDGYLRDRNVFAPGITIEDDLSVLVRHEGGAVLNYHLHAYSPREGYRVAFAGSEGRLELDVRENEHAGSIGDLPPGARAEPGRARLTVQRLWAPPEVVLDQALGEGHGGGDERMLAELLGEAEPDALGCAAGHEAGLAALLTGLAANRSLATGRPIAVAELLAEIGERA; via the coding sequence ATGCCGGTGCGTAGGTACGCGATCGTCGGCCTGGGCTCGCGGGCCGGGCTGTTCGCCGGCGCGCTGGCCGCGTCGCCGCGCGCGGAGCTCGCCGCCTTCTGCGACGCCAGCGAAACCCGCATGCGCGTCCACAACGGCTGGCTGGGCACGGCGGTGCCTTGTTACCCGCCCGGCGACTTCGCCGCCATGCTGGCGAAGGAGCGCATCGACGTCGTCGTGGTGTGCACGCCGGACCACACGCACGCGGACTACGTCGTCGCGGCGCTCGAGGCCGGCTGCGACGTCGTCACCGAAAAACCCATGACCACCGGCGCCGAGGGCGCCCGGCGGATCCTGGCCGCGCGGCGCGAGACGGGCCGCTCGGTGCGCGTCACCTTCAACTACCGCTACAACCCGGTGCACCGCCGGGTCCGGGAACTCCTCGCGGCCGGCGCGATCGGGGAGGTCGGCTCGGTCGAGTTCAGCTGGCTGCTCGACACCGCGCACGGCGCCGACTACTTCCGCCGCTGGCACCGCGACAAGGCGAACTCCGGCGGCCTGCTCGTGCACAAGTCCGGGCACCACTTCGACCTCGTCAACTGGTGGCTCGGCCGCGGGCCCGAGACGGTGTTCGCGCTGGGGAAGCTGTTCTTCTACGGCGAGGAAAACGGGCGGCGGCACGGGCAGCGGACGGAGTACGTGCGGGGCACCGGCACCACCGGCGACCCGTTCGCGCTCGACCTCGACCGCTCGCCCCGGCTGCGCGCCCTCTACCGGGACGCCGAGACCGAGGACGGCTACCTGCGCGACCGCAACGTCTTCGCGCCCGGCATCACGATCGAGGACGACCTGTCGGTCCTCGTGCGCCACGAGGGCGGGGCGGTGCTGAACTACCACCTCCACGCGTATTCGCCGCGCGAGGGCTACCGCGTCGCCTTCGCCGGCAGCGAGGGACGGCTGGAGCTCGACGTCCGGGAAAACGAGCACGCGGGGTCCATCGGGGACCTCCCACCCGGGGCACGGGCCGAACCCGGCCGCGCGCGGCTGACGGTGCAACGGCTCTGGGCACCGCCCGAGGTCGTGCTCGACCAGGCCCTCGGCGAGGGGCACGGCGGCGGGGACGAACGGATGCTCGCCGAGCTGCTCGGGGAGGCCGAGCCGGACGCGCTCGGGTGCGCGGCCGGCCACGAGGCGGGGCTGGCGGCGCTGCTCACCGGGCTGGCCGCCAACCGCTCGCTGGCGACCGGACGGCCGATCGCCGTCGCGGAGCTGCTCGCCGAAATCGGGGAGCGGGCGTGA
- a CDS encoding carbohydrate ABC transporter permease, whose translation MTALPRSARSFGWHVLCLVIVAVVLYPLVWLAFASVKPPDEILSRLALLPTRFVFDGYTKGWEGAADVGFGRFFLNSFLVAGLSVVANVLSCSLAAYAFARLDFRFRGALFAFMITTLMLPYHVTLIPQYVIFQQAGLVNTFVPLILPKLLATEAFFVFLIVQFMRGIPRELDEAAIIDGCSVYRTFWHVVLPLSKPALVTTSIFTFIWTWNDFFTQMVYLNDTEKFTVPLGLRLFVDTSSQSNFGAMFAMSALALVPIVLFFLAFQRLLVEGVSTSGLKG comes from the coding sequence ATGACGGCGCTCCCGAGGTCCGCCCGGTCGTTCGGCTGGCACGTGCTGTGCCTGGTGATCGTGGCCGTGGTGCTGTACCCCTTGGTGTGGCTGGCGTTCGCGTCGGTCAAGCCGCCGGACGAGATCCTGTCGCGGCTGGCATTGCTGCCCACCCGGTTCGTCTTCGACGGCTACACGAAGGGCTGGGAAGGCGCGGCGGACGTCGGGTTCGGCCGCTTCTTCCTGAACTCGTTCCTGGTGGCCGGGCTGTCGGTGGTGGCGAACGTGCTGTCCTGCTCGCTGGCCGCGTACGCCTTCGCCCGGCTGGACTTCCGGTTCCGGGGCGCGCTGTTCGCGTTCATGATCACGACGTTGATGCTGCCCTACCACGTGACGCTGATCCCGCAGTACGTGATCTTCCAGCAGGCAGGGCTGGTCAACACGTTCGTCCCGCTGATCCTGCCGAAGCTGCTGGCGACCGAGGCGTTCTTCGTGTTCTTGATCGTGCAGTTCATGCGCGGCATCCCGCGCGAGCTCGACGAAGCCGCGATCATCGACGGCTGTTCGGTCTACCGGACGTTCTGGCACGTGGTGCTGCCGCTGTCGAAACCGGCGCTGGTGACGACGTCGATCTTCACGTTCATCTGGACGTGGAACGACTTCTTCACGCAGATGGTGTACCTGAACGACACGGAGAAGTTCACGGTCCCGCTGGGGCTGCGGCTGTTCGTGGACACGAGCAGCCAGTCCAACTTCGGCGCGATGTTCGCGATGTCCGCGCTCGCGCTGGTCCCGATCGTGCTGTTCTTCCTCGCCTTCCAGCGCCTGCTGGTGGAGGGCGTGAGCACCAGCGGCCTGAAGGGGTGA
- a CDS encoding DUF624 domain-containing protein: MREATWRAGLGEFSDCLLAGLLVALASVPVLTAAPALVAGCRAVERSRRGVGGPLWTTFWADFRSVAREGVLFGLGCLAAVVVFAVDLEVAGSLPGAGVLRPVLGVLAGAAAIVAVRTCEAVSSGESSWRRAALAAARESVALPGSAALLAAAIGVSAVLVWMLPILAFVITGPLCLAAVATGGRS, translated from the coding sequence ATGCGCGAAGCGACTTGGCGGGCGGGCCTGGGGGAGTTCTCGGACTGCCTGCTGGCGGGACTGCTGGTGGCACTGGCCTCCGTGCCGGTGCTGACGGCGGCACCAGCACTGGTGGCGGGCTGCCGCGCGGTCGAACGCTCCCGGCGCGGGGTGGGCGGTCCACTGTGGACGACGTTCTGGGCGGACTTCCGGTCGGTCGCCCGCGAGGGCGTGCTGTTCGGGCTCGGGTGCCTGGCCGCGGTGGTGGTGTTCGCGGTGGACCTGGAGGTGGCGGGCTCGCTGCCGGGCGCCGGTGTGCTCCGGCCGGTACTGGGGGTGCTGGCCGGAGCGGCGGCGATCGTGGCGGTGCGGACCTGCGAGGCGGTCTCGTCGGGTGAATCGTCCTGGCGCCGGGCCGCCCTCGCCGCCGCGCGTGAGTCGGTCGCGTTGCCCGGCAGCGCCGCCCTTCTCGCCGCCGCCATCGGGGTGTCCGCCGTGCTCGTCTGGATGCTGCCCATCCTCGCCTTCGTCATCACCGGGCCGCTGTGCCTCGCCGCCGTCGCGACCGGCGGGCGATCGTGA
- a CDS encoding pectate lyase, producing MSRMIRVTAVAALVVSAAAGTGASASAATWPSPSSSVAVGATIKVTSGTYDGGLKRFYGTGDLGSGGQDEGQDPLFQLANGTTLKNVVLGSPAADGVHCLGTCTLLNVWWEDVGEDAATFKGTAASQTMTIDGGGARKASDKVFQHNGPGTMYIRNFEVTDFGKLYRSCGNCKTQYKRDVVVDNVTATVPGKALVGINTNYGDTAKLTRITIVGDSSRKIEPCQKYKGVTSGEPTKIGTGPDSVNCLYTTANITYR from the coding sequence ATTTCCCGGATGATCCGGGTGACCGCCGTCGCGGCGCTCGTGGTTTCGGCGGCGGCCGGCACCGGCGCGAGCGCGTCGGCCGCCACCTGGCCCAGCCCGAGTTCGAGCGTGGCGGTGGGCGCGACGATCAAGGTCACCAGCGGCACCTACGACGGCGGGCTCAAGCGGTTCTACGGCACCGGCGACCTCGGGTCCGGCGGCCAGGACGAGGGCCAGGACCCGCTCTTCCAGCTCGCCAACGGCACCACGCTCAAGAACGTCGTCCTCGGCAGCCCGGCCGCCGACGGCGTGCACTGCCTCGGCACCTGCACGCTGCTCAACGTCTGGTGGGAGGACGTCGGCGAGGACGCCGCGACCTTCAAGGGCACCGCCGCCTCGCAGACCATGACGATCGACGGCGGCGGCGCCCGCAAGGCGTCGGACAAGGTGTTCCAGCACAACGGCCCGGGCACCATGTACATCCGGAACTTCGAGGTCACCGACTTCGGCAAGCTGTACCGCTCCTGCGGCAACTGCAAGACGCAGTACAAGCGCGACGTCGTGGTCGACAACGTCACCGCCACCGTGCCGGGCAAGGCGCTGGTCGGCATCAACACCAACTACGGCGACACCGCGAAGCTGACTCGGATCACCATCGTCGGCGACTCGAGCCGCAAGATCGAGCCCTGCCAGAAGTACAAGGGCGTCACCAGCGGCGAGCCGACGAAGATCGGCACCGGCCCCGATTCGGTGAACTGCCTGTACACCACCGCGAACATCACCTACCGGTAG
- a CDS encoding carbohydrate ABC transporter permease, whose amino-acid sequence MTIVRTPDPPVAAEAAVRVRPARRRRKSQPEAFAFLTPWLLGAVALTVGPMVVSLYLSFTDYDMFTAPGWVGFGNFTHMFTDDDRYLQSVKVTLVYVLVSVPLKLTVSLLVAMLLNTRRGANGFYRAAFYAPSLLGASVAAALVWRALFMGGGPVNEVLAFFGWHTPSWVDDPRFSLASIVLLGVWQFGAPMVIFLAGLKQVPAELHEAAAIDGAGAFRRFRHITLPMLSPVIFFNLVMEAIHAFQAFTPAFVIGGGRGGPADADLFYTLYLFEVGFQDFRMGYASAMAWVLLAVIAIVTAIVFRTAKLWVFYDDAEERG is encoded by the coding sequence ATGACGATCGTGCGCACCCCGGACCCGCCGGTCGCCGCCGAAGCGGCCGTGCGCGTCCGGCCGGCCCGGCGCCGCCGCAAGAGCCAGCCGGAAGCCTTCGCGTTCCTGACGCCGTGGCTGCTCGGCGCGGTGGCGCTGACCGTCGGCCCGATGGTCGTCTCGCTGTACCTGTCGTTCACCGACTACGACATGTTCACCGCGCCGGGCTGGGTCGGCTTCGGCAACTTCACGCACATGTTCACCGACGACGACCGCTACCTGCAGTCGGTGAAGGTCACGCTGGTCTACGTCCTGGTTTCGGTGCCGCTGAAGCTGACGGTGTCGCTGCTGGTGGCGATGCTGCTCAACACCCGCCGCGGAGCGAACGGCTTCTACCGGGCGGCGTTCTACGCGCCCTCGCTGCTCGGCGCGAGTGTCGCGGCGGCGCTGGTGTGGCGGGCGCTGTTCATGGGCGGCGGCCCGGTGAACGAGGTGCTGGCGTTCTTCGGCTGGCACACGCCGAGCTGGGTCGACGACCCGCGGTTCAGCCTCGCGTCGATCGTGCTGCTCGGGGTGTGGCAGTTCGGCGCGCCGATGGTGATCTTCCTGGCCGGGCTCAAGCAGGTCCCGGCGGAACTGCACGAGGCGGCGGCGATCGACGGCGCGGGCGCGTTCCGCCGCTTCCGGCACATCACGCTGCCGATGCTGTCGCCGGTGATCTTCTTCAACCTGGTGATGGAGGCCATTCACGCGTTTCAGGCGTTCACCCCGGCGTTCGTGATCGGCGGCGGCCGCGGCGGCCCGGCCGACGCGGACCTGTTCTACACCCTCTACCTGTTCGAGGTCGGCTTCCAGGACTTCCGGATGGGCTACGCGTCGGCGATGGCGTGGGTGCTGCTGGCGGTGATCGCGATCGTGACGGCGATCGTCTTCCGCACGGCGAAGCTGTGGGTGTTCTACGACGACGCCGAGGAGCGCGGATGA
- a CDS encoding cytoplasmic protein, which yields MTGDPAETNPELYQVVFENERVRVLEYRDRPGDRTAPHRHPDTVMVTLSAFSRRISSGGREVGVDLPAGAVRWVAAQEHSGENVGTTPTHSFFIELKEPGGVVAEAALGPA from the coding sequence ATGACCGGTGACCCGGCCGAAACGAACCCCGAGCTGTACCAGGTGGTCTTCGAGAACGAGCGGGTGCGCGTGCTGGAGTACCGCGACCGGCCCGGCGACCGGACCGCACCCCACCGGCACCCCGACACGGTGATGGTCACCCTCAGCGCGTTCAGCCGCCGCATCTCCTCCGGCGGCCGCGAGGTCGGCGTGGACCTGCCCGCCGGGGCGGTGCGCTGGGTCGCGGCGCAGGAGCACTCGGGCGAGAACGTCGGCACCACCCCGACGCACTCCTTCTTCATCGAGCTGAAGGAGCCCGGCGGGGTGGTCGCCGAAGCCGCGCTGGGGCCTGCCTAG